One genomic region from Kamptonema formosum PCC 6407 encodes:
- a CDS encoding LysR family transcriptional regulator, with translation MSDLPFTLDQLRILKAIASEGSFKRAADSLYVSQPAVSLQVQNLERQLDVPLFDRGGRRAQLTEAGHLLLSYGEKVLSLCQETCRAIEDLQNLQGGTLIVGASQTTGTYLLPHMIGMFREQYPNVAVQLIVHSTRRTAWSVANGQIDLAIVGGEIPSELQDSLQIIPYAEDELALILPISHPLAKTEAIPKEDLYKLQFISLDSQSTIRKVIDQVLTRSGIDTRRLKIEMELNSIEAIKNAVQSGLGAAFVSVSAIEKELQMKVLHKSQVEQVVITRILSLIYNPNRYRSKAAEAFSNEILPQFASEGFTKERKELPLKGLDIEIMAPNSSGS, from the coding sequence ATGTCTGACCTTCCTTTCACTTTAGATCAGTTACGAATTCTCAAAGCGATCGCCTCTGAAGGAAGCTTCAAGCGGGCCGCTGACAGTCTCTATGTGTCCCAGCCAGCAGTCAGTTTGCAGGTGCAGAACTTAGAGCGACAATTAGATGTCCCTCTATTTGACAGAGGTGGGCGACGAGCCCAACTTACGGAAGCGGGTCATCTCTTGCTCAGTTATGGCGAGAAAGTTTTATCGCTTTGTCAGGAAACTTGCCGAGCTATTGAGGATCTGCAAAATCTCCAAGGCGGTACTCTGATCGTGGGTGCATCTCAAACTACTGGGACTTATCTCCTCCCCCACATGATCGGGATGTTTCGCGAACAGTATCCGAATGTTGCGGTGCAATTGATCGTTCATTCCACTCGCCGCACTGCTTGGAGTGTCGCTAATGGGCAAATTGACCTCGCGATTGTTGGTGGTGAAATTCCTTCGGAACTCCAAGATTCTTTACAAATCATTCCTTACGCTGAAGATGAGCTAGCTCTGATTCTGCCCATCTCTCATCCTCTAGCAAAAACTGAAGCGATACCAAAAGAAGACCTTTATAAATTGCAGTTTATTTCCCTAGATTCTCAATCCACAATTCGCAAAGTTATTGACCAAGTGCTGACTCGTAGTGGCATTGATACTCGCCGTTTAAAAATTGAAATGGAACTCAATTCAATTGAAGCGATTAAAAATGCTGTCCAGTCAGGTTTGGGTGCTGCATTTGTTTCCGTTTCAGCTATTGAAAAGGAGTTGCAGATGAAGGTGCTTCATAAAAGCCAAGTGGAGCAAGTTGTAATTACTCGAATTTTGTCTTTGATTTACAATCCTAACCGCTACCGCTCGAAAGCGGCAGAGGCTTTCAGTAATGAAATTTTGCCCCAGTTTGCTTCTGAAGGCTTTACTAAGGAGAGAAAGGAACTTCCGCTCAAGGGATTAGATATAGAGATAATGGCTCCCAATTCGTCTGGAAGTTAA
- a CDS encoding cache domain-containing protein — protein sequence MLSIANQLRYGLVAIVVSSVLIAGSALTYLSFREQAEQTRLLQQERAQGAANKISGYLDNLQRQLNYLSELRGLTDFNSETQRRILDGLANSNSAYEIVGILNERGQVVQAMSPYAPISFSSSLLLQISGNSPMFLEIFRMGQNYISPVEIDSEINLPVATLALPIRNSQNKIAGILFAKINLNFLTQIVDRTQVGKTGYAYILDNRSVLIARKDSNPSRFNLQNLKDRPFVRELFKLSLSPEIQPAIVYQGLNGEEVVGTATIVRRVQWMVAVELPTSEAYAPVRSMVLVMSGATLIAALAAVALGIIFSRSITIPLKYLAAAASRISGGEFGSRVNIVTSNEFGELAQSFNRMAEELQRYFKKLQDSEQRLAQFLEAMPVGVFIVNDQGQPYYVNSHAEQLLAKGLVADATADQLREIYQMYLADSKEIYPKEYDPIRCALQGKSVNIDNMEIHQPDKIIPIEVWGTPIYDEQGNIAYALAAFTDITQRKQAEKLLAEYNRNLEIEVQERTQELSQVIEHLKAAQQELIISEKMAALGQLIAGVAHEVNTPLAAIRSSVENIIDFFASDFSELPEFFQQLSPERYSDFFTLLENSTHQQMTLSSKEKRQLKKALILELQAHTIEKADTIADTLIDIGVYDNVQPFLPCIQDQSNAIILQRAYQISSIQKSAATIKTATDRAAKIVFALKSYARYDHSGKKVVANIVEGIETVLTLYHNQFKQGVEVIRNYEPDLPSVLCYPDELNQVWTNLIHNALQAMDYKGTLTIEVKQQNRTILVKIIDSGKGISPEIIPRIFEPFFTTKLPGEGSGLGLDIARKIIERHTGKIEVNSLPGKTIFTVSFPITF from the coding sequence ATGCTGTCAATCGCTAATCAGCTCCGTTATGGTTTAGTTGCGATCGTTGTCTCCAGCGTACTAATAGCTGGAAGTGCATTAACCTATCTCAGTTTTCGCGAACAAGCAGAACAAACTAGGTTACTTCAGCAAGAGCGAGCGCAGGGAGCAGCTAACAAAATTAGCGGTTATTTAGACAACTTGCAGCGCCAGCTTAACTATCTCTCTGAACTGCGCGGCTTAACAGATTTTAACTCGGAAACTCAGCGCCGGATTCTAGATGGATTGGCAAATAGCAATAGCGCCTATGAAATAGTTGGCATTCTCAACGAGCGCGGTCAAGTCGTGCAGGCAATGTCACCCTACGCACCTATCTCTTTTTCCAGTTCACTTTTACTTCAAATATCTGGTAATTCACCGATGTTTTTAGAAATATTTAGAATGGGTCAAAATTATATCAGTCCAGTGGAAATTGACTCCGAAATAAATTTACCTGTCGCTACTTTAGCCCTTCCCATCCGCAATAGTCAAAATAAAATTGCTGGCATCTTATTTGCCAAAATTAATCTCAATTTTTTGACTCAAATTGTGGATAGGACGCAAGTTGGAAAAACTGGCTATGCCTATATTTTAGACAACCGTTCAGTTTTAATCGCCAGAAAAGACAGCAACCCTAGTAGATTTAACCTGCAAAACCTCAAAGACCGTCCATTTGTGCGAGAATTATTCAAATTATCCTTATCTCCAGAGATACAGCCAGCTATTGTTTATCAAGGATTAAACGGCGAAGAAGTTGTCGGAACAGCTACCATAGTGCGACGGGTACAATGGATGGTTGCTGTAGAACTCCCCACATCGGAAGCCTATGCTCCCGTGCGCTCAATGGTGTTAGTAATGAGCGGCGCGACTCTAATAGCTGCGCTGGCAGCAGTTGCTTTGGGAATCATTTTTTCTAGGTCAATTACTATTCCCTTAAAATACCTGGCTGCTGCTGCATCTAGAATTAGTGGTGGCGAGTTTGGCAGTAGAGTTAATATTGTTACTTCTAATGAATTTGGGGAGCTAGCTCAGTCTTTTAACCGGATGGCAGAGGAATTACAAAGGTATTTTAAGAAATTGCAAGACAGCGAACAACGGCTGGCTCAATTTCTGGAAGCGATGCCTGTAGGCGTGTTTATTGTCAACGATCAGGGTCAACCCTACTATGTGAATTCTCACGCTGAGCAGTTGCTAGCAAAAGGTTTAGTTGCTGATGCTACTGCCGACCAATTAAGAGAAATCTACCAAATGTATCTCGCGGACAGTAAAGAAATTTACCCCAAAGAATACGATCCTATTAGATGTGCGCTGCAAGGAAAAAGTGTCAACATTGACAATATGGAAATCCACCAACCTGACAAGATTATTCCCATAGAAGTTTGGGGAACTCCTATATATGACGAACAGGGAAATATTGCTTACGCGCTTGCAGCTTTTACAGATATTACCCAGCGCAAACAAGCAGAGAAATTATTAGCAGAATATAACCGCAATTTAGAAATCGAAGTGCAAGAACGTACCCAAGAACTTTCCCAAGTTATTGAACATCTCAAAGCCGCACAACAAGAATTAATTATATCAGAAAAAATGGCAGCACTGGGACAACTTATTGCCGGAGTTGCCCATGAAGTTAATACTCCTCTAGCAGCCATTCGCTCGTCCGTTGAAAATATTATCGATTTCTTCGCGAGCGACTTCTCGGAGTTACCCGAATTTTTCCAACAGCTATCACCAGAGCGCTACTCTGATTTCTTTACCTTGCTGGAAAATTCTACCCATCAACAAATGACCTTATCTAGTAAAGAAAAAAGACAATTAAAAAAAGCTTTAATTCTGGAACTTCAAGCCCACACCATTGAAAAAGCTGACACGATTGCTGACACCCTAATTGATATCGGAGTCTACGATAATGTACAACCTTTTTTGCCATGTATACAAGACCAGAGCAACGCTATAATTTTACAGCGAGCATATCAAATTTCTAGCATCCAAAAAAGTGCTGCTACTATTAAAACAGCCACAGATAGAGCAGCAAAAATAGTATTTGCCTTGAAAAGTTATGCTCGTTACGATCATTCTGGTAAAAAAGTAGTAGCTAATATCGTGGAGGGAATTGAAACTGTATTAACTCTTTATCATAACCAATTTAAACAGGGAGTCGAAGTAATCAGGAACTACGAACCCGATTTACCGTCTGTTCTCTGCTATCCCGATGAACTCAATCAAGTTTGGACAAATCTTATTCACAATGCGCTGCAAGCAATGGACTACAAAGGAACCTTAACAATAGAAGTAAAACAACAAAATAGAACTATCTTAGTTAAGATAATCGATAGCGGTAAAGGCATATCTCCTGAGATTATACCAAGAATATTCGAGCCATTTTTTACCACAAAACTACCTGGAGAAGGCAGCGGCTTGGGATTGGATATTGCCAGAAAAATTATTGAAAGGCATACTGGTAAAATAGAAGTTAACTCCCTGCCTGGTAAAACGATATTTACTGTGTCATTCCCGATCACCTTTTAG
- a CDS encoding sulfonate ABC transporter substrate-binding protein, whose amino-acid sequence MDFSRLRSSFLSVLTKIKQHWKLTFLVLFLLGLCLSLMLGSYILPHSLNTSQLQDFHSQTKVIRIGHQPHGTLVYLKNQATLEKRLESMGFSVEWTEFSAGRQILEAMGEGKIDLGYAGVIPPIFAQANGVDFVYIANDSSTPESMGILVPKDSPIRTLADLKGKKITATKASAGQYLLIQALSKGGLTLKDIEFVDLLPPQGQAAFKQGKVDVWAGWNPFLAELQENTPVRLLTNTDGLMNDRNFYIATRSFANDRAEIIKIVIEEAHKIGIWITNYPEQAAQILTTSIRMKPATALIVTKSRRYDAIPIQDRAIEEQQRIAETFFRLGLLKKRIWVEDAVWKQGFSQWGPFQ is encoded by the coding sequence ATGGATTTTTCGCGGCTTCGCTCCTCATTCCTATCTGTTTTAACTAAAATCAAACAGCATTGGAAATTGACCTTTCTAGTATTATTTCTTCTAGGCTTATGCTTGAGTTTAATGCTCGGCAGCTACATTTTACCACACTCGCTTAACACATCTCAACTCCAAGATTTCCACTCACAAACAAAAGTTATTCGTATCGGTCATCAACCTCACGGAACCCTAGTTTATCTCAAAAATCAAGCTACTCTAGAAAAGCGCTTAGAATCAATGGGTTTTTCAGTAGAATGGACTGAATTTTCCGCAGGTAGACAGATCCTAGAAGCAATGGGGGAAGGAAAAATCGATCTGGGTTATGCTGGAGTTATCCCGCCCATATTTGCTCAAGCTAATGGGGTAGATTTTGTCTATATTGCTAATGATTCATCAACGCCTGAAAGTATGGGTATTTTAGTTCCTAAAGATTCGCCCATTCGCACGCTAGCGGATCTAAAAGGAAAGAAAATAACAGCAACAAAGGCATCCGCAGGTCAATATCTTTTAATTCAGGCCTTGAGTAAAGGTGGTTTGACACTAAAAGATATAGAATTTGTAGATTTACTACCGCCTCAAGGACAGGCAGCATTTAAGCAGGGAAAAGTCGATGTTTGGGCTGGCTGGAATCCATTTTTAGCTGAGTTGCAAGAAAATACGCCCGTTCGCCTCCTGACTAATACCGACGGGCTAATGAATGACAGAAATTTTTATATCGCGACTCGTTCCTTCGCGAACGACCGTGCGGAGATTATCAAAATTGTAATAGAAGAAGCGCATAAGATCGGCATTTGGATAACTAATTACCCCGAACAAGCTGCTCAAATTTTAACTACTAGCATAAGGATGAAACCTGCCACAGCTTTAATAGTAACTAAAAGCCGCCGCTATGACGCAATACCTATTCAAGATCGAGCGATTGAAGAACAGCAGCGGATTGCTGAAACCTTTTTTCGTTTAGGGCTACTTAAAAAGCGAATTTGGGTAGAGGATGCTGTATGGAAGCAGGGATTTAGTCAATGGGGCCCCTTTCAATGA
- a CDS encoding thioredoxin family protein: MLLSVSERTFTQEVFESNTPVLVHFWAPWCGVCRLIDPLLKQFEADWAGQVKLVGINADSSLKLASTYKLSTLPTLILFDRGKVLFRFEQFQGREDLRRTLDAFMQSYQPSPQSQILQPQSAVRGA; this comes from the coding sequence ATGCTGTTGTCGGTTAGCGAGCGGACATTTACACAAGAAGTTTTTGAATCAAACACTCCCGTGCTAGTCCATTTTTGGGCTCCCTGGTGCGGAGTTTGTCGCCTGATTGACCCCCTACTGAAGCAATTTGAAGCTGACTGGGCTGGCCAGGTGAAGCTAGTCGGAATTAATGCTGACTCTAGTTTGAAATTGGCAAGCACTTATAAACTCAGCACTTTACCCACACTGATCCTATTTGACAGAGGTAAAGTGCTGTTTCGTTTTGAACAATTCCAAGGGCGAGAGGATTTGCGGCGGACTCTCGATGCTTTCATGCAGAGTTATCAACCCAGTCCTCAAAGTCAAATCCTGCAACCACAGTCAGCGGTTCGCGGGGCATAG
- a CDS encoding NAD(P)H-quinone oxidoreductase subunit 5: MEQLYQYAWLIPVLPLAGAMLVGLGLISFNGATNKLRQINAVFIISLLGVAMVLSFALLWSQINGHAPYTRVIEWAAAGDFKLTMGYTIDHLTAVMLAIVTTVALLVMIYTDGYMAHDDGYVRFYAYLSIFSSSMLGLVVSPNIVQIYIFWELVGMCSYLLVGFWYDRKAAADACQKAFVVNRVGDFGLLLGILGLYWATGSFDFEVMGDRLHSLIESGTLSVALATIFGILVFLGPAAKSAQFPLHVWLPDAMEGPTPISALIHAATMVAAGVFLIARMYPVFEAVPSVMTLIAYTGCFTAFLGATIAITQNDIKKGLAYSTISQLGYMVMAMGVGAYSAGLFHLMTHAYFKAMLFLCSGSVIHGMEAVVGHNPVLAQDMRMMGGLRKYMPITAGCFFIGNLAICGIPPFAGFWSKDEILSKAFEANPALWIVGWITAGMTAFYMFRMYFSTFEGEFRGNNQAIKQQLLQPMMPAMAFGPGAMHVKELDHTKDEHSHDEHGHSHSPHESPLTMAGPLMVLAIPSMLIGFVGTPFANYFEEFVHAPGEVLETAHEFDLTEFLIMGGSSVGIALIGITLASLMYLSRKIDPSAIAQKIKPLYEFSLNKWYLDDINDALFVKGSRRLARQVMEVDFKVVDGLVNLTGLVTLISGEALKYFENGRAQFYALIVFVAVLGFVVVSGMS; the protein is encoded by the coding sequence ATGGAACAGCTTTATCAGTATGCGTGGCTGATTCCAGTCCTGCCACTGGCAGGCGCAATGCTAGTCGGCTTAGGGCTGATTTCCTTTAATGGAGCCACCAATAAACTCAGACAAATCAATGCTGTGTTTATCATCTCCCTGTTGGGAGTGGCGATGGTGCTCTCTTTTGCATTGCTTTGGAGTCAAATTAATGGTCATGCGCCCTATACCCGCGTCATTGAGTGGGCTGCGGCTGGTGACTTCAAACTGACTATGGGCTACACCATCGACCATTTGACGGCGGTGATGCTGGCGATCGTGACGACAGTTGCCTTGTTGGTGATGATCTACACCGACGGCTATATGGCTCACGATGACGGTTACGTGCGCTTTTACGCTTACCTGAGCATATTTAGCTCGTCGATGTTGGGTCTGGTAGTCAGCCCGAACATAGTTCAGATTTATATTTTTTGGGAACTGGTGGGTATGTGTTCGTACCTGCTGGTGGGTTTTTGGTACGATCGCAAAGCAGCGGCGGATGCTTGCCAAAAAGCTTTTGTGGTTAACCGCGTCGGTGACTTCGGTCTACTTTTGGGCATACTAGGACTTTACTGGGCAACTGGTAGTTTTGATTTTGAGGTAATGGGCGATCGCCTCCACAGTCTGATCGAATCCGGTACCTTGAGCGTTGCTCTCGCTACTATCTTCGGCATCCTCGTATTTTTAGGCCCCGCCGCAAAGTCGGCTCAATTCCCCCTGCACGTTTGGCTTCCAGATGCAATGGAAGGCCCAACGCCGATCTCTGCTCTGATCCACGCCGCAACGATGGTAGCAGCCGGCGTTTTCCTCATTGCTCGGATGTATCCAGTATTTGAAGCTGTACCCTCGGTGATGACTCTCATCGCCTACACGGGTTGCTTCACGGCGTTTCTGGGTGCGACGATCGCTATCACCCAAAACGACATCAAAAAAGGCTTGGCCTACTCTACCATTTCCCAATTAGGCTACATGGTGATGGCGATGGGCGTTGGCGCTTATAGCGCTGGCCTGTTCCACTTGATGACCCACGCTTATTTTAAGGCGATGCTGTTCCTGTGCTCTGGCTCAGTGATTCACGGCATGGAAGCAGTGGTCGGCCATAACCCTGTTCTCGCTCAAGATATGAGGATGATGGGTGGATTGCGGAAGTATATGCCAATTACGGCTGGATGCTTCTTCATTGGCAATTTAGCCATCTGTGGAATTCCGCCTTTTGCCGGTTTCTGGTCGAAAGATGAGATTCTCAGCAAGGCTTTTGAAGCTAATCCCGCTCTCTGGATTGTGGGTTGGATTACGGCCGGCATGACGGCTTTTTATATGTTTCGGATGTATTTCAGCACCTTTGAGGGCGAATTCCGAGGCAATAATCAGGCAATTAAGCAGCAACTTCTGCAACCAATGATGCCTGCTATGGCTTTCGGCCCCGGTGCCATGCACGTCAAGGAATTGGATCATACCAAGGACGAGCATTCTCACGACGAACACGGACACAGCCATTCTCCTCATGAGTCACCGCTAACTATGGCGGGGCCTTTGATGGTATTGGCAATACCTTCAATGCTGATTGGTTTTGTGGGTACGCCGTTTGCCAATTACTTTGAGGAGTTTGTTCATGCTCCCGGAGAAGTGCTAGAAACAGCCCATGAGTTCGATTTGACGGAATTCTTGATTATGGGGGGAAGTTCTGTAGGTATTGCTTTAATCGGCATTACTTTGGCTTCTCTGATGTATTTGAGCCGGAAGATCGATCCCAGTGCGATCGCCCAAAAAATCAAGCCACTTTACGAGTTCTCCCTCAATAAGTGGTACTTGGATGATATCAATGATGCCCTATTTGTTAAAGGCAGCCGCCGTTTAGCTCGGCAAGTCATGGAAGTCGATTTTAAAGTAGTCGATGGTCTAGTCAATTTGACTGGTTTAGTGACGCTAATTAGTGGCGAAGCTTTGAAGTATTTTGAGAACGGTCGCGCTCAATTTTATGCCCTGATTGTGTTTGTCGCAGTTTTGGGTTTTGTGGTTGTTTCTGGGATGAGTTAA
- a CDS encoding NAD(P)H-quinone oxidoreductase subunit 4 has product MDTANFPWLTTVILFPIFASLFIPIIPDKDGKTVRWYALIVGLIDFALIVCAFYTGYDINNPGLQLVESYSWVPQIDLRWSVGADGLSMPLILLTGFITTLAILAAWPVTFKPKLFYFLMLAMYGGQIAVFAVQDMLLFFLVWELELVPVYLILSIWGGKKRLYAATKFILYTAGGSLFILLAALAMAFYGDTVTFDMRAIANKDIGLTLQLWLYGGFLIAYGVKLPIFPLHTWLPDAHGEATAPAHMLLAGILLKMGGYALFRMNAGMLPDAHAVFAPMLVILGVVNIIYAALTSFAQRNLKRKIAYSSISHMGFVLIGLGSFTELGMSGAVLQMVSHGLIGASLFFLVGCTYDRTHTLMLDEMGGVGKKMKKVFAMWTACSMASLALPGMSGFVAELMVFVGFATSDAYNPTFKVIVVCLAAVGVILTPIYLLSMLREILYGPENKELVEHEALVDAEPREVFIIACLLVPIIGIGLYPKILTQVYDATTVQLTARLRDSVPSLVAKAKSEKFVSLRAPAIESN; this is encoded by the coding sequence ATGGATACAGCTAATTTTCCCTGGCTAACAACCGTAATCCTGTTTCCTATCTTCGCATCGCTGTTCATTCCTATCATTCCAGATAAGGACGGCAAGACTGTACGGTGGTATGCTCTGATTGTAGGACTGATTGATTTTGCTCTGATTGTCTGTGCTTTCTACACTGGGTATGACATTAATAACCCAGGACTGCAATTGGTGGAAAGTTACTCTTGGGTTCCGCAAATTGACTTAAGGTGGTCTGTGGGTGCTGATGGCTTGTCAATGCCCCTGATTTTGCTAACTGGTTTTATTACTACTTTAGCAATTTTAGCTGCTTGGCCGGTCACTTTTAAGCCGAAGCTTTTCTACTTCTTGATGTTGGCAATGTACGGCGGACAAATTGCAGTTTTTGCCGTGCAGGATATGCTGTTGTTTTTCTTAGTTTGGGAACTGGAATTAGTACCAGTTTACCTAATTTTATCAATTTGGGGCGGCAAGAAGCGGCTTTATGCGGCGACTAAGTTTATCCTCTACACGGCAGGTGGCTCCCTGTTTATTTTGCTTGCCGCATTGGCGATGGCCTTTTATGGCGATACCGTCACCTTTGATATGCGGGCAATTGCAAATAAGGATATCGGTTTAACTTTGCAGTTATGGTTATACGGGGGTTTCCTCATAGCTTATGGCGTAAAGTTACCGATTTTCCCCCTCCATACTTGGCTCCCTGATGCTCACGGAGAAGCAACAGCACCAGCACATATGTTGCTAGCAGGTATTCTGCTGAAAATGGGCGGCTATGCTTTGTTTCGGATGAATGCCGGAATGCTGCCAGATGCTCACGCTGTGTTTGCGCCGATGTTGGTAATTTTAGGTGTGGTGAATATCATTTATGCAGCGCTTACTTCCTTTGCTCAACGTAACTTAAAACGCAAGATTGCCTATTCTTCAATTTCCCACATGGGGTTTGTATTGATTGGTCTAGGTTCGTTTACAGAGTTGGGCATGAGTGGTGCGGTGCTGCAAATGGTTTCGCACGGTTTAATTGGGGCAAGTTTGTTCTTTTTAGTGGGTTGTACTTACGACCGCACTCACACGCTGATGCTCGATGAAATGGGCGGTGTGGGTAAGAAAATGAAGAAAGTTTTTGCGATGTGGACTGCTTGCTCAATGGCCTCTTTAGCCTTGCCGGGAATGAGCGGTTTTGTAGCAGAATTAATGGTGTTTGTAGGCTTTGCCACAAGTGATGCTTACAATCCTACGTTTAAAGTAATTGTGGTCTGTTTAGCAGCGGTTGGGGTAATTTTGACTCCGATTTATCTGCTATCTATGCTGCGCGAAATTTTGTATGGGCCTGAGAATAAGGAGTTGGTGGAACACGAAGCTCTAGTGGATGCGGAACCGCGAGAGGTGTTTATTATTGCCTGTCTGTTGGTTCCCATTATTGGGATTGGTTTGTATCCGAAGATTTTGACTCAGGTTTATGACGCAACTACTGTACAGTTGACAGCGAGGTTGCGAGATTCCGTGCCTTCTTTGGTGGCGAAAGCTAAGAGTGAGAAATTTGTTTCTTTGAGAGCTCCGGCGATTGAAAGTAATTGA
- the dmeF gene encoding CDF family Co(II)/Ni(II) efflux transporter DmeF — protein MHIHNLEQWQHSHDFSVNQDRAEKNTKIVMLLTAVTMVAEIVAGTIFGSMALLADGWHMATHVAAFGIAVFAYQYARSHATDPKYTFGTGKVSVLGGFASAIALAVIALIMALESGARLFQPQAIQFNEAIGVAIIGLTVNLASAWLLQDHHDHHDHHHDRHHQDHHQDHHHDRHDLDERDHRDHNLRAAYLHVLADALTSVFAIVALFSGKLLGWVWMDAVMGLVGAGVIAKWSYGLIRDTGLILVDGAIDKRVKLDIVTAIEEDADNRVTDLHIWHIGQNHLAATISLVTHHPQTPEFYKNLLSHIPSLSHVLVEVNHCHDDLNVAEHLHCEV, from the coding sequence ATGCACATCCATAATCTTGAACAATGGCAACATTCTCACGACTTTTCTGTTAACCAAGATCGGGCAGAGAAAAATACCAAGATAGTAATGTTGCTCACAGCAGTTACGATGGTTGCTGAGATTGTTGCGGGAACGATCTTTGGTTCAATGGCTTTGCTGGCTGATGGTTGGCACATGGCAACCCATGTTGCAGCATTTGGGATTGCAGTCTTTGCATACCAGTATGCTCGGAGTCATGCGACTGACCCTAAATATACATTTGGAACAGGTAAGGTCAGCGTCCTTGGAGGCTTTGCAAGTGCTATTGCACTTGCAGTAATTGCTTTGATTATGGCACTTGAGTCAGGAGCAAGACTTTTTCAACCTCAAGCAATTCAGTTTAATGAGGCAATCGGTGTTGCCATTATCGGATTAACAGTCAATCTAGCGAGTGCTTGGTTATTACAAGACCATCACGATCATCACGATCATCATCACGATCGTCATCATCAAGACCATCATCAAGATCATCATCACGATCGCCACGATCTTGATGAACGCGATCATCGCGATCACAATCTTCGTGCTGCTTACCTTCATGTTTTGGCAGATGCACTAACTTCTGTTTTTGCAATTGTTGCCTTATTTTCTGGCAAGCTTTTGGGTTGGGTTTGGATGGACGCAGTAATGGGGTTAGTCGGTGCAGGAGTAATTGCGAAATGGTCTTATGGTTTGATTCGTGACACTGGTTTAATTTTGGTGGATGGAGCGATCGATAAGCGAGTTAAGTTAGATATTGTTACTGCTATTGAAGAAGATGCTGATAATCGTGTCACTGACTTACACATTTGGCATATTGGTCAAAATCATTTAGCTGCAACAATTTCGCTAGTTACACATCATCCTCAAACACCAGAATTTTATAAAAATCTACTCAGCCATATCCCATCTCTTTCTCATGTACTTGTTGAAGTGAATCACTGCCACGACGATCTTAACGTAGCTGAGCATTTACACTGTGAAGTTTAG
- a CDS encoding COP23 domain-containing protein, producing the protein MIQYLKSVLTASAIVFVSSALASSPAIGQTATFFCGTSSGNPATIATQEGKNIPVILWVADNYFSESGEDAITRCTRVSGILNTYRQQGNWNNIITATKSQNGQSLICAANSQDGSCRLLYQVPKGLTPEQARQELIKRVNNPSLNTPPIQVN; encoded by the coding sequence ATGATTCAATACCTAAAATCAGTTCTTACTGCCTCAGCCATTGTCTTCGTAAGTTCCGCTCTAGCAAGCAGTCCCGCTATCGGCCAAACTGCTACATTTTTCTGCGGTACTTCCAGTGGCAATCCAGCTACAATTGCTACCCAAGAAGGTAAGAATATTCCTGTTATCTTGTGGGTAGCTGATAACTATTTCTCGGAATCAGGAGAGGATGCTATCACCAGATGTACGCGAGTGTCAGGAATTTTAAATACTTACCGTCAGCAAGGAAACTGGAATAATATTATTACAGCCACTAAATCTCAAAATGGACAGTCGCTTATTTGTGCAGCTAATTCTCAAGATGGTTCCTGTAGATTATTGTATCAAGTTCCCAAAGGTCTAACTCCCGAACAAGCCAGACAAGAACTGATTAAAAGAGTTAATAATCCTAGTTTAAATACACCACCTATCCAGGTAAATTGA
- a CDS encoding NnrU family protein → MTHDWLTPSHLIMLGLLLGFAIAHSGLAALRPKGEKLIGPRLYRVLFALVSIPLATVLIIYFFNHRYDGLQLWQLQGVPAVKPLVWTLSAISFLFLYPATFNLLEIAAIQKPQVHLYETGIIRITRHPQMVGQVIWCIAHTLWIGTSFTLLTSIGLVLHHLFAVWHGDRRMRARYGESFEALTSRTSVIPFLAILQNRQTLDIWEFLRPAYLGVAIFTLILWKIHPLLIGATGSLAW, encoded by the coding sequence ATGACACACGACTGGCTAACTCCCAGCCATTTGATAATGCTGGGGCTGTTACTGGGTTTTGCGATCGCCCACAGTGGCTTAGCTGCTTTGCGCCCCAAAGGAGAAAAACTCATCGGCCCCAGACTCTACCGGGTTTTATTTGCCTTAGTTAGCATCCCTCTAGCGACAGTGCTGATTATTTACTTCTTCAACCATCGCTACGACGGTTTGCAACTCTGGCAGTTACAAGGTGTACCCGCAGTTAAACCTTTAGTTTGGACGCTTTCGGCGATTTCGTTCTTATTCCTTTACCCCGCTACTTTCAACCTACTAGAAATTGCAGCGATCCAAAAGCCCCAAGTCCACCTCTATGAAACTGGCATTATTCGTATTACCAGACATCCCCAAATGGTGGGTCAGGTGATTTGGTGTATCGCCCACACGCTCTGGATTGGCACTAGCTTCACCCTCCTTACCTCTATCGGGTTAGTGCTGCACCATCTGTTTGCAGTGTGGCATGGCGACAGGCGGATGCGGGCCCGTTATGGCGAATCTTTTGAAGCCTTAACATCTCGCACTTCAGTAATTCCGTTTTTGGCTATACTTCAAAATCGTCAAACCCTTGACATTTGGGAGTTTTTGCGCCCTGCTTACTTGGGGGTAGCTATTTTCACCTTAATTTTGTGGAAAATTCATCCTTTATTAATTGGTGCGACAGGTAGCTTAGCCTGGTAG